In Nicotiana tabacum cultivar K326 chromosome 17, ASM71507v2, whole genome shotgun sequence, one DNA window encodes the following:
- the LOC107781664 gene encoding AT-hook motif nuclear-localized protein 10 has product MSVGESNGVHVSMQNLGSVSPFAADDRTATYNPLMQPISSSTSPTPSFQVPAAGDPPVTIAAPLNVNPISIEPAKRKRGRPRKYASEGSANPGMISPPPPSQVAGSGFPSPTPPQATESAVKRGRGRPPGSGRKQQQLADLGSAAAGVGFRPHVITIKAGEDVLAKLMSFSQSTSQAVCILSANGSISNVTLWQAATSGGTVTYEGRFEILTLSGSFLLSESGGQRSRTGGLSVSLAGPDGRVLGGGVAGLLTAAAAVQVIVGSFSTEGQRQRKPGNSDAFGTPATLTSAARSPPSLGTLSESSGGPVSPHNQVVETSNNPSGVANLPWR; this is encoded by the exons atgtcaGTTGGAGAATCCAATGGAGTTCACGTATCAATGCAAAACCTGGGATCAGTATCACCCTTTGCTGCCGATGATCGTACGGCAACGTACAACCCTTTGATGCAACCAATTTCCTCTTCCACTTCCCCGACGCCGTCTTTTCAAGTTCCCGCCGCCGGCGATCCTCCCGTCACTATCGCAGCTCCGCTTAATGTAAACCCTATCTCAATTGAACCTGCTAAACGAAAACGCGGAAGACCGAGGAAGTATGCTTCTGAGGGTTCCGCGAACCCTGGGATGATTTCTCCTCCGCCGCCGTCGCAGGTCGCCGGTAGTGGATTTCCGTCTCCTACGCCGCCGCAAGCAACTGAGTCGGCGGTGAAAAGGGGTAGGGGGAGACCACCTGGTTCTGGCCGAAAGCAGCAGCAACTAGCTGATTTAG GATCAGCAGCAGCAGGGGTTGGATTTAGACCACATGTTATTACAATAAAAGCTGGAGAG GATGTGTTGGCAAAACTAATGTCATTCTCCCAAAGTACCTCACAAGCAGTGTGCATTCTGTCAGCCAATGGCTCCATATCTAACGTAACACTTTGGCAAGCAGCAACATCAGGTGGAACTGTAACTTATGAG GGACGGTTTGAGATCCTAACTCTGTCTGGTTCCTTTCTTCTCTCGGAATCTGGTGGTCAACGCAGCAGAACAGGTGGTTTGAGTGTGTCACTAGCTGGACCAGATGGCCGAGTTTTGGGTGGCGGTGTGGCAGGGCTTCTTACAGCGGCAGCTGCTGTTCAG GTTATTGTTGGTAGCTTCAGCACGGAAGGTCAGAGGCAGCGAAAGCCAGGGAATTCCGATGCCTTTGGTACACCAGCAACATTAACATCAGCGGCCAGAAGTCCTCCATCACTCGGAACCCTAAGTGAGTCGAGTGGTGGGCCTGTTAGCCCTCATAATCAGGTTGTTGAAACTTCAAATAATCCTTCTGGAGTTGCTAACTTGCCCTGGAGATGA
- the LOC107781665 gene encoding uncharacterized protein LOC107781665 isoform X2 has protein sequence MHCKERLVPEEVALLVTCLKALSGSVSCLDIVHHQSLLSSILGMSMWNYGTDVMDALMELLISLATSGGQYVDLCLEMLVNNFVPPPSFISLLNQPRGILRKGQVIDRVHSTLIDIAELVPLSPLRLEKIVKEKMHKMPINYTKEPFIMAYVENMLKLEGGAIGGLVGRTMLVAIMDWLIDLDVDIAWDEILNEDFTKCIFDMELEDLDGPVDDGQQDGDQLRISWMERLGNASAQKLDSLMVLTFEHLNFCKESGRLSQVFETLLQSFQHTVLTAYKSKFAQFVMFYACTLDPENCGRRFADTLFDIFKSSIYPQWRMSAVAYLASYLARAKFLSISSVAEYVESLVEWCSTYCSNQSGGINPKAHKEFYAGCQAMMYILCFRMRSMLAIPRIRSRLSKHIEDILRHPLSPLMVCLPSVVKEFLRLAKVTNLDVPDNFVSSGVLESDLSVSFGGRERLDMFFPFDPCLLLRSDRFIRPNFVYWSMVRSSYDNDEDDDEGTSDEDDIEICTAGKGMNIADGVARSYDQDVDEFDNEMSKMSITPKVAQWFGGELRPDMQMPSRIRPCPESL, from the exons ATGCACTGTAAGGAACGCCTTGTACCTGAGGAGGTGGCCCTACTGGTG ACATGTTTAAAAGCTTTGTCAGGATCAGTTTCTTGTCTAGACATTGTTCACCATCAAAGCCTTCTTTCATCT ATTTTAGGAATGAGCATGTGGAACTATGGGACTGATGTAATGGATGCTTTGATGGAATTACTTATATCCTTG GCTACATCCGGTGGGCAGTATGTCGATTTGTGCTTGGAAATGCTTGTGAACAATTTTGTGCCGCCTCCTTCATTCATATCGTTGTTGAATCAGCCACGTGGCATACTACGAAAGGGCCAAGTCATTGATCGTGTCCATTCAACTTTAATAGACATTGCAGAGTTAGTTCCTCTCTCCCCCTTGAGACTTGAGAAGATAGTAAAGGAGAAGATGCATAAGATGCCAATCAATTACACAAAGGAACCA TTCATCATGGCATATGTGGAGAACATGTTAAAACTGGAGGGTGGAGCAATTGGTGGTCTTGTTGGGAGAACTATGCTTGTGGCAATTATGGATTGGCTGATAGATCTGGAT GTAGACATTGCATGGGATGAAATCTTAAATGAGGATTTCACCAAATGCATCTTCGATATGGAGCTGGAAGATCTGGATGGTCCAGTAGATGACGGTCAGCAAGATGGTGACCAG CTCCGAATTTCTTGGATGGAACGGCTTGGAAATGCCAGTGCTCAAAAATTGGATAGCTTGATGGTGCTTACCTTTGAACACCTTAACTTTTGCAAAGAGAGTGGACGCCTGAGTCAG GTTTTTGAGACTCTTCTCCAGTCTTTTCAGCATACTGTTTTGACGGCATACAAGTCTAAATTTGCTCAG TTTGTGATGTTTTATGCCTGTACCCTGGATCCTGAAAACTGCGGCAGGAGATTTGctgatacactatttgatatattTAAGAGCAGTATCTATCCACAATGGAG AATGAGTGCTGTTGCCTATCTTGCTAGTTATTTGGCTCGTGCAAAGTTTTTGTCTATCTCATCTGTTGCTGAATATGTAGAAAG TTTGGTTGAATGGTGTTCCACGTATTGCTCCAACCAGAGTGGTGGCATCAATCCAAAAGCTCACAAGGAATTTTATGCTGGGTGCCAG GCCATGATGTACATACTTTGTTTTCGCATGAGATCAATGCTTGCTATTCCTCGTATCAGGTCACGGCTCTCAAAGCACATAGAGGATATCTTGAGGCATCCATTGAGCCCCTTAATG GTATGCTTGCCATCAGTAGTGAAAGAATTTCTTCGGTTGGCAAAAGTAACTAATCTTGATGTGCCTGATAACTTTGTATCAAGTGGTGTGCTCGAGTCTGATCTTTCAGTCTCTTTTGGTGGTAGAGAAAGGCTTGACATGTTTTTCCCATTTGATCCTTGTCTGCTATTGAGATCTGACAG ATTCATCCGGCCAAATTTTGTGTACTGGTCAATGGTTCGGAGCTCATATGACaacgatgaggatgatgatgaggGTACTAGTGATGAAGACGATATTGAAATCTGTACTGCAGGGAAGGGGATGAATATAGCTGATGGAGTCGCCAGAAGTTATGATCAGGATGTAGATGAATTTGATAATGAAATGAGCAAAATGTCCATAACACCTAAAGTTGCTCaatggtttggaggtgaattacGACCTGACATGCAGATGCCTTCAAGAATCAGACCATGTCCGGAGTCCTTGTAG
- the LOC107781665 gene encoding uncharacterized protein LOC107781665 isoform X1 yields MGQYRPKQFTSIPGSVEINQIELSFSPPLPGAAFASPYPPSPPAPNSSFFSFSGVIEVKFRQYSTLSNIMGMVLPAEQAGYAVMENVEITDTELFYHVRGALKSALQGDPDKYNQLVGVMHCKERLVPEEVALLVTCLKALSGSVSCLDIVHHQSLLSSILGMSMWNYGTDVMDALMELLISLATSGGQYVDLCLEMLVNNFVPPPSFISLLNQPRGILRKGQVIDRVHSTLIDIAELVPLSPLRLEKIVKEKMHKMPINYTKEPFIMAYVENMLKLEGGAIGGLVGRTMLVAIMDWLIDLDVDIAWDEILNEDFTKCIFDMELEDLDGPVDDGQQDGDQLRISWMERLGNASAQKLDSLMVLTFEHLNFCKESGRLSQVFETLLQSFQHTVLTAYKSKFAQFVMFYACTLDPENCGRRFADTLFDIFKSSIYPQWRMSAVAYLASYLARAKFLSISSVAEYVESLVEWCSTYCSNQSGGINPKAHKEFYAGCQAMMYILCFRMRSMLAIPRIRSRLSKHIEDILRHPLSPLMVCLPSVVKEFLRLAKVTNLDVPDNFVSSGVLESDLSVSFGGRERLDMFFPFDPCLLLRSDRFIRPNFVYWSMVRSSYDNDEDDDEGTSDEDDIEICTAGKGMNIADGVARSYDQDVDEFDNEMSKMSITPKVAQWFGGELRPDMQMPSRIRPCPESL; encoded by the exons ATGGGCCAATATCGGCCCAAACAATTCACGTCTATACCGGGGAGTGTTGAAATAAACCAAATTGAACTTTCCTTCAGCCCTCCACTACCTGGCGCCGCTTTTGCCTCTCCGTATCCTCCATCTCCTCCGGCGCCGAATTCCTCATTTTTCTCTTTCTCCGGCGTAATCGAAGT GAAATTTCGGCAATATTCAACATTATCAAACATAATGGGAATGGTATTACCAGCTGAGCAGGCAGGCTATGCTGTGATGGAGAATGTTGAGATTACGGATACAGAGTTGTTCTATCATGTTAGAGGTGCCCTTAAATCTGCTCTCCAG GGTGATCCAGACAAATATAACCAGCTTGTTGGGGTTATGCACTGTAAGGAACGCCTTGTACCTGAGGAGGTGGCCCTACTGGTG ACATGTTTAAAAGCTTTGTCAGGATCAGTTTCTTGTCTAGACATTGTTCACCATCAAAGCCTTCTTTCATCT ATTTTAGGAATGAGCATGTGGAACTATGGGACTGATGTAATGGATGCTTTGATGGAATTACTTATATCCTTG GCTACATCCGGTGGGCAGTATGTCGATTTGTGCTTGGAAATGCTTGTGAACAATTTTGTGCCGCCTCCTTCATTCATATCGTTGTTGAATCAGCCACGTGGCATACTACGAAAGGGCCAAGTCATTGATCGTGTCCATTCAACTTTAATAGACATTGCAGAGTTAGTTCCTCTCTCCCCCTTGAGACTTGAGAAGATAGTAAAGGAGAAGATGCATAAGATGCCAATCAATTACACAAAGGAACCA TTCATCATGGCATATGTGGAGAACATGTTAAAACTGGAGGGTGGAGCAATTGGTGGTCTTGTTGGGAGAACTATGCTTGTGGCAATTATGGATTGGCTGATAGATCTGGAT GTAGACATTGCATGGGATGAAATCTTAAATGAGGATTTCACCAAATGCATCTTCGATATGGAGCTGGAAGATCTGGATGGTCCAGTAGATGACGGTCAGCAAGATGGTGACCAG CTCCGAATTTCTTGGATGGAACGGCTTGGAAATGCCAGTGCTCAAAAATTGGATAGCTTGATGGTGCTTACCTTTGAACACCTTAACTTTTGCAAAGAGAGTGGACGCCTGAGTCAG GTTTTTGAGACTCTTCTCCAGTCTTTTCAGCATACTGTTTTGACGGCATACAAGTCTAAATTTGCTCAG TTTGTGATGTTTTATGCCTGTACCCTGGATCCTGAAAACTGCGGCAGGAGATTTGctgatacactatttgatatattTAAGAGCAGTATCTATCCACAATGGAG AATGAGTGCTGTTGCCTATCTTGCTAGTTATTTGGCTCGTGCAAAGTTTTTGTCTATCTCATCTGTTGCTGAATATGTAGAAAG TTTGGTTGAATGGTGTTCCACGTATTGCTCCAACCAGAGTGGTGGCATCAATCCAAAAGCTCACAAGGAATTTTATGCTGGGTGCCAG GCCATGATGTACATACTTTGTTTTCGCATGAGATCAATGCTTGCTATTCCTCGTATCAGGTCACGGCTCTCAAAGCACATAGAGGATATCTTGAGGCATCCATTGAGCCCCTTAATG GTATGCTTGCCATCAGTAGTGAAAGAATTTCTTCGGTTGGCAAAAGTAACTAATCTTGATGTGCCTGATAACTTTGTATCAAGTGGTGTGCTCGAGTCTGATCTTTCAGTCTCTTTTGGTGGTAGAGAAAGGCTTGACATGTTTTTCCCATTTGATCCTTGTCTGCTATTGAGATCTGACAG ATTCATCCGGCCAAATTTTGTGTACTGGTCAATGGTTCGGAGCTCATATGACaacgatgaggatgatgatgaggGTACTAGTGATGAAGACGATATTGAAATCTGTACTGCAGGGAAGGGGATGAATATAGCTGATGGAGTCGCCAGAAGTTATGATCAGGATGTAGATGAATTTGATAATGAAATGAGCAAAATGTCCATAACACCTAAAGTTGCTCaatggtttggaggtgaattacGACCTGACATGCAGATGCCTTCAAGAATCAGACCATGTCCGGAGTCCTTGTAG